A region from the Nocardioides plantarum genome encodes:
- a CDS encoding TetR/AcrR family transcriptional regulator, whose translation MAERSDVTRNRAAILDAARALVAEPGELRLSAVAKRAGVGQGTLYRHFADRDELLRALYEQEIDTLVALAATLIEEHEPTEALRRWFAQLAAYARVKGGVIAAVEDSVWADLSTRTHGKLGQALTGLLGAGSAAGVLRDDVDPRDVILLSWFLAHVEAEEWEVRVPRLLDVLLAGLLR comes from the coding sequence ATGGCCGAGCGCAGCGACGTGACCCGCAACCGGGCGGCGATCCTCGACGCCGCCCGCGCCTTGGTCGCGGAGCCGGGAGAGCTGCGTCTGAGCGCCGTGGCCAAGCGGGCCGGCGTCGGGCAGGGCACGCTCTACCGCCACTTCGCCGACCGGGACGAGCTGCTCCGCGCCCTCTACGAGCAGGAGATCGACACCCTGGTCGCCCTGGCCGCGACCCTGATCGAGGAGCACGAGCCGACGGAGGCACTGCGTCGTTGGTTCGCGCAGCTGGCGGCGTACGCCCGGGTCAAGGGCGGCGTCATCGCGGCTGTCGAGGACTCGGTGTGGGCCGACCTGTCGACACGGACGCACGGCAAGCTCGGACAGGCCCTGACCGGGTTGCTGGGCGCCGGCAGTGCCGCCGGGGTGCTGAGGGACGACGTCGACCCGCGCGACGTGATCCTGCTGTCCTGGTTCCTGGCCCACGTCGAGGCCGAGGAGTGGGAGGTCCGGGTGCCTCGGCTCCTCGACGTGCTGCTCGCCGGGCTGCTCCGCTAG
- a CDS encoding SDR family oxidoreductase — protein sequence MLNDQVIAITGASSGIGAATARRLARRGAAVVLGARRTDRLEELAAELRADGARVAVVTVDVTRPADLERLVATAVERFGRLDVLVANAGIGPISRLDQRRTADWDAMIDVNIRGVLHGIDAALPVFERQGRGHFVTIVSTAGLKIVPTMAVYAGTKNAVRTILEGLRQESTDGTLKTTAISPGYVRTEFGDSITDPELRAQVATGMATFALDPDAVAGAVEYAVDQPWEVEVGELSIRPTAQG from the coding sequence GTGCTCAACGACCAGGTCATCGCCATCACCGGAGCGAGCAGCGGGATCGGCGCCGCCACGGCGCGCCGGCTGGCCCGGCGCGGAGCGGCGGTGGTGCTCGGCGCCCGGCGCACCGACCGGCTCGAGGAGCTCGCCGCCGAGCTGCGGGCCGACGGTGCCCGGGTCGCCGTCGTCACCGTGGACGTGACCCGGCCTGCGGACCTCGAGCGGCTCGTCGCGACCGCGGTCGAGCGGTTCGGCCGGCTCGACGTGCTCGTCGCCAACGCCGGGATCGGACCGATCTCGCGTCTGGACCAGCGCCGTACGGCGGACTGGGACGCGATGATCGACGTCAACATCCGCGGTGTGCTGCACGGCATCGACGCTGCGCTGCCGGTCTTCGAACGCCAGGGCCGGGGTCACTTCGTGACGATCGTGTCGACGGCAGGACTCAAGATCGTGCCGACGATGGCGGTCTACGCCGGCACCAAGAACGCGGTCCGCACGATCCTCGAGGGCCTGCGCCAGGAGTCGACCGACGGGACGCTCAAGACCACGGCGATCTCGCCGGGCTACGTCCGCACCGAGTTCGGCGACTCGATCACCGACCCCGAGCTGCGAGCCCAGGTGGCGACCGGGATGGCGACCTTCGCGCTCGACCCCGACGCGGTCGCCGGTGCCGTCGAGTACGCCGTGGACCAGCCGTGGGAGGTCGAGGTCGGCGAGCTCTCGATCCGGCCCACCGCGCAGGGCTGA
- a CDS encoding YciI family protein, translated as MTDYVILFPADREDEWDRATEAERQAIYDTDAEFGRLLEERGGRITGGAELASATRAHVVRRGAGEQPVVTDGPYAESAEQLSGFYLVSTDDEDGLLEAARVLVRSHPAVEIRVVATS; from the coding sequence ATGACCGACTACGTGATCCTGTTCCCCGCCGACCGCGAGGACGAGTGGGACCGCGCGACCGAGGCCGAGCGCCAAGCGATCTACGACACCGACGCCGAGTTCGGCCGCCTGCTCGAGGAGCGCGGTGGGCGGATCACCGGCGGTGCCGAGCTGGCCTCCGCGACGCGCGCCCACGTCGTACGCCGCGGCGCGGGGGAGCAGCCGGTCGTCACCGACGGTCCGTACGCCGAGTCGGCCGAGCAGCTGTCAGGCTTCTACCTGGTCTCGACCGACGACGAGGATGGGTTGCTCGAGGCCGCACGGGTGCTGGTGCGGAGCCATCCTGCTGTCGAGATCCGCGTCGTCGCGACGTCGTAG
- a CDS encoding SDR family NAD(P)-dependent oxidoreductase has product MTANSYDFADKTVLVTGGGTGIGRAIAEAFLANGANVAVSGRRRDKLDEALAAHPAERTLAVEADVSQDGSVAALVAAVVERFGSVDVVVNNAAAYTSGAFNELDLDGWEAIRSTNIDGFVNVARHTLPELERSGGNLVVVGSVSGLRGDWGQAAYNATKAAIMNFVQSLALDYGPRGVRLNAVAPAFTITPITADAAADPDVAGPAINRVALGRLGRPEDVAPAVLFLASPDAGYITGAFLAVDGGTSASTGQAH; this is encoded by the coding sequence ATGACCGCCAACAGCTACGACTTCGCCGACAAGACCGTCCTCGTCACCGGAGGGGGCACCGGGATCGGCCGCGCCATCGCCGAGGCGTTCCTGGCCAACGGCGCCAACGTCGCCGTCAGCGGGCGTCGCCGCGACAAGCTCGACGAGGCCCTGGCCGCCCACCCGGCCGAGCGGACGCTGGCCGTCGAGGCCGACGTCAGCCAGGACGGCTCGGTGGCGGCGCTGGTCGCAGCGGTGGTCGAGCGGTTCGGGTCGGTCGACGTCGTGGTCAACAACGCCGCGGCCTACACCAGCGGGGCGTTCAACGAGCTCGACCTCGACGGCTGGGAGGCGATCCGCTCGACCAACATCGACGGCTTCGTCAACGTCGCGCGGCACACGCTGCCCGAGCTGGAGAGGTCCGGCGGCAACCTCGTCGTGGTCGGGTCGGTCTCGGGGCTGCGCGGCGACTGGGGCCAGGCGGCCTACAACGCCACCAAGGCGGCGATCATGAACTTCGTGCAGTCCCTTGCCCTCGACTACGGCCCGCGCGGGGTGCGGCTCAACGCCGTGGCGCCGGCCTTCACGATCACGCCGATCACCGCCGACGCCGCCGCCGACCCCGACGTGGCCGGGCCCGCGATCAACCGGGTCGCGCTCGGACGGCTGGGTCGGCCCGAGGACGTGGCGCCCGCCGTGCTCTTCCTGGCCAGCCCCGACGCGGGCTACATCACCGGCGCGTTCCTCGCCGTCGACGGCGGCACGTCGGCCTCGACGGGCCAGGCGCACTGA
- a CDS encoding response regulator has translation MYALAFGALSCLFGLIFGVPRSRSDFRAEKSERFSSNSNLEDISDWLTKLLVGAGLVQIGRVPDAASALGNYLGAGLNTQNPQAFALTAVTFGVGAGAVLSYLWTRLYLRVLLEGSEARAADASRADKAYASLRLTSGKESPSDLRLLADAAAESTESHRQPFLPILWVDDFPQNNHALVRALRALDIDVHAVTSTSAAIAALRRRNYALVITDLGRIEDGVDNPRAGLDLLLRMRELPIATPVIVFAGPRAVAMESELLNSGARLVTETPSEVFSEAVRYVTGRAAPGGPSVP, from the coding sequence ATGTACGCGTTGGCATTTGGCGCTCTGTCGTGTCTCTTCGGCCTGATCTTCGGGGTGCCGCGTAGTCGTTCGGACTTTAGGGCTGAGAAATCCGAGCGCTTCTCCTCGAACTCCAACCTCGAGGACATCTCCGATTGGCTGACGAAGCTGCTTGTCGGAGCGGGCCTGGTTCAGATCGGGAGGGTGCCCGACGCCGCTTCTGCACTCGGCAACTATCTTGGTGCGGGGCTGAACACGCAGAACCCGCAGGCGTTTGCGCTGACTGCCGTCACCTTTGGCGTGGGCGCGGGCGCTGTGCTCAGCTACTTGTGGACTCGGCTCTACTTGCGCGTCCTGCTAGAAGGTAGCGAGGCTCGTGCTGCTGACGCATCACGAGCGGATAAGGCCTACGCGAGCCTGCGACTAACCTCCGGTAAAGAGTCGCCGTCGGACCTACGGCTTCTTGCCGACGCGGCAGCCGAATCGACAGAGTCGCACCGACAACCGTTCCTACCGATCCTGTGGGTCGACGACTTTCCACAGAACAACCACGCGTTGGTCCGAGCTCTGCGGGCGCTGGACATCGATGTTCACGCCGTGACTAGTACAAGTGCTGCGATCGCAGCGCTACGGCGCCGAAATTATGCTCTAGTCATCACCGATCTTGGACGCATAGAAGACGGTGTCGACAATCCGCGGGCGGGTCTTGATCTGCTACTTCGTATGCGCGAGCTTCCCATTGCGACACCCGTCATCGTTTTCGCCGGACCGCGAGCGGTCGCGATGGAGTCTGAGCTTCTGAACAGCGGAGCTCGCCTTGTGACGGAGACGCCGTCGGAAGTCTTCTCGGAAGCGGTTCGTTACGTAACGGGTCGAGCGGCGCCCGGAGGACCGTCCGTGCCGTAG
- a CDS encoding LLM class F420-dependent oxidoreductase, protein MKLGLQLGYWGAQPPAGVEDLVTAAEESGFDAVFTAEAWGSDAFTPLTWWGRGTSRVRLGTSIVQMSGRAPTSIAMHALTLDHLTGGRFILGMGVSGPQVVEGWYGQPFQKPLARTREVVDIIRQVLAREAPVTNDGPHYPLPYAGPGSVGLGKPLKPIVHPLRPDVPIWLGAEGPKNVAQTAEIADGWIPIFYTPKSAAMYQPWLDEGFARPGARRTRDDFEIAATCHLQICDTPEATQLVVDALRSSVALYMGGMGAAEANFHNQVFVRMGYEALAGEVQRLYLDGRKDEATALIPDDLVHDLHIIGSAAEVQDKVAAWEDTGVTTLLLSFRGADELRRVAELLA, encoded by the coding sequence ATGAAACTGGGACTGCAGCTGGGCTACTGGGGCGCGCAGCCGCCCGCAGGTGTCGAGGACCTCGTCACGGCCGCCGAGGAGTCGGGCTTCGACGCCGTCTTCACCGCCGAGGCCTGGGGCTCCGACGCGTTCACGCCGCTGACGTGGTGGGGGCGGGGCACCTCACGAGTGCGGCTCGGGACCTCGATCGTGCAGATGTCCGGTCGCGCCCCGACGTCGATCGCGATGCACGCCCTGACCCTCGACCACCTCACCGGCGGCCGGTTCATCCTCGGCATGGGCGTCTCGGGACCCCAGGTCGTCGAGGGGTGGTACGGCCAGCCCTTCCAGAAGCCACTGGCCCGCACCCGCGAGGTCGTCGACATCATCCGCCAGGTGCTGGCCCGCGAGGCGCCGGTGACCAACGACGGCCCGCACTACCCGCTGCCGTACGCCGGCCCGGGCTCGGTCGGTCTCGGCAAGCCGCTCAAGCCGATCGTGCACCCGCTGCGCCCCGACGTCCCGATCTGGCTCGGCGCCGAGGGGCCCAAGAACGTCGCCCAGACCGCCGAGATCGCTGACGGCTGGATCCCCATCTTCTACACGCCGAAGTCGGCTGCGATGTACCAGCCGTGGCTCGACGAGGGCTTCGCACGACCGGGGGCCCGGCGTACCCGCGACGACTTCGAGATCGCCGCGACCTGCCACCTGCAGATCTGCGACACCCCCGAGGCCACCCAGCTGGTCGTCGACGCCCTGAGATCGTCGGTCGCGCTCTACATGGGCGGGATGGGCGCGGCCGAGGCCAACTTCCACAACCAGGTCTTCGTCCGGATGGGCTACGAGGCGCTGGCCGGCGAGGTCCAGAGGCTCTACCTCGACGGGCGCAAGGACGAGGCCACCGCGCTGATCCCCGACGACCTCGTCCACGACCTGCACATCATCGGCTCGGCCGCCGAGGTGCAGGACAAGGTCGCCGCCTGGGAGGACACCGGGGTGACCACGCTGCTGCTGTCGTTCCGCGGCGCCGACGAGCTGCGCAGGGTCGCCGAGCTGCTGGCCTGA
- a CDS encoding Zn-ribbon domain-containing OB-fold protein has protein sequence MPRTLSAPVTVAFDYTRSTGPVLGRFLTGLRDGVVVGARTSEGRVVVPPPEYDPVTNAATTDFVEVASTGTVTSWVWVPEPVKGQPFDRPFAWALVTLDGADVPLLHALDVASPAEVSTGMRVRVRWAEERVGAITDIAGYEPVAGGGDDNDGDGASRLAPLAPQPPSGDPVTGVVTPVELDYLYAASPEESAFYRGLAEGRLLGQRCPTCHKVYIPPRSACPTDGSPTTDEVELPETGTVTTFCIVNVPFLGQKITPPYVSAYVLLDGADIAFLHLILDIPAEEVHMGLRVKAVWKPREEWGTTIENISHFTPTGEPDAAYETYKVHL, from the coding sequence ATGCCCCGCACCCTGTCCGCGCCGGTGACCGTCGCGTTCGACTACACCCGCTCGACGGGACCGGTCCTCGGCCGCTTCCTGACCGGGCTCCGCGACGGCGTGGTCGTCGGAGCACGTACGTCGGAGGGCCGGGTCGTCGTCCCGCCGCCCGAGTACGACCCCGTCACCAACGCCGCCACCACCGACTTCGTCGAGGTCGCCTCCACCGGCACCGTGACCTCGTGGGTGTGGGTGCCCGAGCCGGTCAAGGGGCAGCCCTTCGACCGGCCGTTCGCCTGGGCGTTGGTGACCCTCGACGGCGCCGACGTACCGCTGCTCCACGCGCTCGACGTGGCCTCGCCGGCCGAGGTGTCGACCGGGATGCGGGTGCGGGTGCGCTGGGCCGAGGAGCGGGTCGGCGCGATCACCGACATCGCGGGATATGAGCCGGTCGCAGGCGGGGGCGACGACAACGACGGCGACGGGGCTTCGAGGCTCGCTCCGCTCGCACCTCAGCCGCCGTCGGGCGACCCCGTCACGGGCGTGGTCACGCCCGTCGAGCTCGACTACCTCTACGCCGCCAGCCCCGAGGAGTCGGCGTTCTACCGCGGCCTGGCCGAGGGCCGGCTGCTCGGCCAGCGCTGCCCCACCTGCCACAAGGTCTACATCCCGCCGCGCAGCGCGTGCCCGACCGACGGCAGCCCGACGACCGACGAGGTCGAGCTGCCCGAGACCGGCACCGTGACGACGTTCTGCATCGTCAACGTCCCGTTCCTGGGCCAGAAGATCACCCCGCCCTACGTGTCGGCCTACGTCCTGCTCGACGGCGCCGACATCGCCTTCCTCCACCTGATCCTCGACATCCCCGCCGAGGAGGTCCACATGGGTCTGCGGGTCAAGGCCGTCTGGAAACCCCGGGAGGAATGGGGCACGACGATCGAGAACATCAGCCACTTCACGCCGACCGGCGAGCCCGACGCCGCCTACGAGACCTACAAGGTGCACCTGTGA
- a CDS encoding thiolase domain-containing protein, which produces MRDVAVVGFAQRQMKEFDGSPTCVELLVPLFEECYGQTGWTRHDVGFWCSGSSDYLAGRSFSFVQAVDAIGVIPPVNESHVEMDLAWAMYEAWVKIQTGEVDTALVYAFGKSSAGTLRRTLALQLEPYTMTPIWPDTVSLAGLQARAGIDAGLWDERAMAEVAQRSLSDAEANDYAIRRGGSSVDELLARPMYADPLRKHDCAPVTDGAAAIVLAAGDKAREVRDHPAWLTGLSHHIDPIGMGTRDLTRAPSVQRSAAALDLDGVEVAELHAPFSHQELVLRRELGLADDVAINPSGGALVSNPMFSAGGIRVGEVARRIWSGDVTKGLAHATSGPALQQNLLATLSSSPTDQEGAS; this is translated from the coding sequence GTGAGAGACGTCGCGGTCGTGGGCTTCGCCCAGCGACAGATGAAGGAGTTCGACGGGTCGCCGACCTGCGTCGAGCTGCTGGTCCCGCTGTTCGAGGAGTGCTACGGGCAGACCGGCTGGACCCGCCACGACGTGGGCTTCTGGTGCTCGGGCTCCTCGGACTACCTCGCCGGCCGGTCGTTCTCGTTCGTGCAGGCCGTCGACGCCATCGGCGTGATCCCGCCGGTCAACGAGTCGCACGTCGAGATGGACCTGGCCTGGGCGATGTACGAGGCCTGGGTCAAGATCCAGACCGGAGAGGTCGACACCGCGCTGGTCTACGCCTTCGGCAAGAGCTCGGCCGGCACGCTGCGGCGTACCCTCGCGCTCCAGCTCGAGCCGTACACGATGACGCCGATCTGGCCCGACACCGTGTCGCTCGCCGGGTTGCAGGCCCGGGCGGGCATCGACGCCGGACTGTGGGACGAGCGGGCGATGGCCGAGGTGGCCCAGCGCTCGCTGAGCGACGCCGAGGCCAACGACTACGCGATCCGCAGGGGCGGCTCGTCGGTCGACGAGCTCCTCGCCCGCCCGATGTACGCCGACCCGTTGCGCAAGCACGACTGCGCGCCGGTCACCGACGGCGCGGCCGCGATCGTGCTGGCCGCCGGCGACAAGGCGCGCGAGGTGCGGGACCACCCGGCCTGGCTGACCGGGCTGAGCCACCACATCGACCCGATCGGCATGGGCACCCGCGACCTGACCCGCGCGCCGTCCGTGCAGCGCTCGGCCGCGGCGCTCGACCTCGACGGCGTCGAGGTGGCCGAGCTGCACGCGCCGTTCAGCCACCAGGAGCTCGTGCTGCGCCGCGAGCTCGGGCTGGCCGACGACGTGGCGATCAACCCGTCGGGCGGGGCACTGGTCTCCAACCCGATGTTCTCCGCCGGCGGCATCCGGGTCGGCGAGGTGGCCCGGCGGATCTGGTCCGGCGACGTCACCAAGGGCCTGGCCCACGCGACGTCGGGTCCGGCACTGCAGCAGAACCTCCTCGCGACCCTGTCCTCCAGCCCGACCGACCAGGAAGGGGCGAGCTGA
- a CDS encoding thiolase domain-containing protein: MGKKLAAVIGIGQTHHRAKRLDVSMAGLCREAIDRALEDAGLTLDEVDAIVVGKAPDLFEGVMMPELFLADSLGAAGKPLIRVHTAGSVGGSTAIVAASLVQAGIHRKVLTVAYEKQSESNAMWALSVPVPFNMPVHAGAGGYFAPHVRSYIRRSGAPTHIGAIVAAKDRTNALKNPYAHLHNEGTTVESVLASQMLWDPIRYDETCPSSDGACALVIASEDVAASSPNPAWIHGTVMRSEATSAAERDQVNPQASRDAAAALWKQAGITSPIDEIDMAEIYVPFSWFEPMWLESLGFTGEGEGWRLTESGGTALDGRLPVNASGGVLSSNPIGASGMLRFGEAALQVRGLAGEHQVDGARKALGHAYGGGSQFFAMWVVGSDKPTS; this comes from the coding sequence ATGGGCAAGAAGCTGGCGGCCGTGATCGGCATCGGCCAGACCCACCACCGCGCCAAGCGTCTCGACGTCTCGATGGCGGGGCTGTGTCGCGAGGCCATCGACCGCGCCCTCGAGGACGCCGGGCTCACCCTCGACGAGGTCGACGCGATCGTCGTCGGCAAGGCCCCCGACCTGTTCGAGGGCGTGATGATGCCCGAGCTGTTCCTGGCCGACTCCCTCGGCGCCGCGGGCAAGCCGCTGATCCGGGTGCACACCGCCGGGTCGGTCGGCGGCTCGACGGCCATCGTGGCCGCCTCGCTCGTGCAGGCCGGCATCCACCGCAAGGTGCTGACCGTCGCCTACGAGAAGCAGTCGGAGTCCAACGCGATGTGGGCGCTGTCGGTGCCCGTGCCGTTCAACATGCCGGTGCACGCCGGCGCCGGCGGCTACTTCGCCCCCCACGTGCGCTCCTACATCCGGCGCTCGGGAGCGCCCACCCACATCGGGGCCATCGTGGCCGCCAAGGACCGCACCAACGCACTGAAGAACCCCTACGCCCACCTGCACAACGAGGGCACCACGGTCGAGTCGGTCCTCGCCTCGCAGATGCTGTGGGACCCGATCCGCTACGACGAGACCTGCCCGTCCTCCGACGGCGCCTGTGCGCTGGTCATCGCCTCCGAGGACGTCGCCGCGTCCTCGCCCAACCCGGCCTGGATCCACGGCACGGTGATGCGCTCCGAGGCCACGTCGGCCGCCGAGCGCGACCAGGTCAACCCCCAGGCCTCCCGCGACGCGGCGGCGGCCCTGTGGAAGCAGGCCGGCATCACCTCACCGATCGACGAGATCGACATGGCCGAGATCTACGTGCCGTTCTCGTGGTTCGAGCCGATGTGGCTGGAGTCCCTCGGCTTCACCGGCGAGGGCGAGGGCTGGAGGCTCACCGAGTCGGGCGGCACCGCCCTCGACGGCAGGCTCCCGGTCAACGCCTCGGGCGGCGTGCTGTCGTCCAACCCGATCGGCGCCTCCGGCATGCTCCGCTTCGGCGAGGCGGCGCTGCAGGTGCGCGGCCTGGCCGGCGAGCACCAGGTCGACGGCGCCCGCAAGGCGCTGGGCCACGCCTACGGCGGCGGCTCGCAGTTCTTCGCGATGTGGGTCGTCGGGTCGGACAAGCCGACCAGCTGA
- a CDS encoding LysR family transcriptional regulator, protein MPDLDLRLVRYFTAVAEHGHFGRAAEALHVAQPSLSRQVRRLEDLVGARLLDRTPQGSTLTDAGRTFLPRAVALVRAADEAVGEARATGRQRRLAVGWAGDLVVTDVVRALRRAHPDAEVATRHVAWDDVRQALLDRRVDVVVGRAPFADEGLDLEVLGEQPRVLVVPLDHPLAGKEQVSLDDFAHEPLVRSLDPVRDAFWRVDPRPDGTRAPDGPLAGEREDKFELVAAGEALTMMPDPGPDVRLRGDLTTVPVEGVEPVQVVLATRAGRRSELLAAFVTLARERLLDAPVADRGC, encoded by the coding sequence GTGCCCGATCTCGACCTGCGCCTGGTCCGCTACTTCACCGCCGTGGCCGAGCACGGCCACTTCGGGCGCGCGGCCGAGGCCCTGCACGTCGCCCAGCCCTCCCTGAGCCGTCAGGTACGCCGCCTCGAGGACCTCGTGGGCGCCCGGCTCCTCGATCGCACCCCGCAGGGCAGCACCCTCACCGACGCCGGCCGGACGTTCCTGCCCCGCGCCGTCGCGCTGGTCCGGGCCGCCGACGAGGCGGTCGGCGAGGCCCGGGCGACGGGGCGTCAGCGACGGCTCGCCGTCGGCTGGGCCGGCGACCTCGTGGTCACCGACGTCGTGCGCGCCCTGCGCCGTGCGCACCCCGACGCCGAGGTCGCCACCCGCCACGTGGCCTGGGACGACGTGCGCCAGGCGCTGCTCGATCGCCGCGTCGACGTCGTCGTCGGGCGTGCGCCGTTCGCCGACGAGGGTCTCGACCTCGAGGTGCTCGGCGAGCAGCCGCGCGTGCTCGTCGTACCCCTCGACCACCCGCTGGCCGGCAAGGAGCAGGTGAGCCTCGACGACTTCGCCCACGAGCCCCTGGTGCGCTCGCTCGACCCGGTGCGCGACGCGTTCTGGCGCGTCGACCCGCGCCCCGACGGCACCCGGGCGCCCGACGGACCGCTGGCGGGGGAGCGCGAGGACAAGTTCGAGCTGGTCGCGGCCGGCGAGGCGCTGACGATGATGCCCGACCCGGGGCCCGACGTACGGCTGCGCGGCGACCTCACCACCGTGCCCGTCGAGGGTGTCGAACCGGTCCAGGTCGTGCTCGCGACGCGCGCGGGTCGGCGCAGTGAGCTCCTCGCTGCCTTCGTGACGCTCGCTCGGGAGCGGCTGCTCGACGCCCCGGTCGCCGACCGGGGCTGCTAG
- a CDS encoding SDR family oxidoreductase — translation MHIYLTGASGFIGSTLATDLLAAGHTVTGLARSDTSAAALERAGVRVHRGTIDDPAGIAAGAAEADGVAHLAFKHDDFTDMANSAKADLLVVEALGAALAGTDRPLVVTSGTALVAGLGRTATEADDPVGEGPGAGRGLVERATVGFADDGVRSSVVRLAPSVHGDGDHHGFVPTLVRAARESGRSAYVGDGSNVWPAVHRLDAARLFRLALEAAPAGTRLHGAAEQGVAFRDIATAIGERLGVPVVSVDPADAGGTLGWIAGFAAADNPISSARTRELLGWEPTGPTLLEDIAAGVYDQV, via the coding sequence ATGCACATCTACCTCACCGGAGCATCCGGGTTCATCGGATCGACCCTCGCCACCGACCTGCTCGCCGCGGGTCACACCGTCACCGGCCTGGCCCGGTCCGACACCAGCGCCGCCGCCCTCGAGCGGGCCGGGGTGCGCGTGCACCGCGGGACCATCGACGACCCCGCGGGCATCGCCGCCGGGGCCGCCGAGGCCGACGGGGTCGCGCACCTCGCGTTCAAGCACGACGACTTCACCGACATGGCCAACTCGGCCAAGGCGGACCTGCTGGTCGTCGAGGCGCTCGGCGCCGCGCTGGCCGGCACCGACCGCCCCCTGGTCGTCACCTCCGGGACCGCTCTGGTCGCCGGCCTGGGCCGCACGGCCACCGAGGCCGACGACCCCGTCGGGGAAGGGCCCGGTGCGGGCCGTGGCCTGGTCGAGCGGGCCACGGTCGGGTTCGCCGACGACGGCGTGCGCTCCAGCGTGGTCCGGCTCGCCCCGTCGGTGCACGGCGACGGCGACCACCACGGCTTCGTGCCGACGCTGGTCCGAGCGGCCCGCGAGTCCGGTCGGTCGGCGTACGTCGGCGACGGGAGCAACGTGTGGCCAGCGGTCCACCGGCTTGACGCGGCCCGCCTGTTCCGGCTCGCCCTCGAGGCGGCCCCGGCCGGGACGCGGCTGCACGGTGCGGCCGAGCAGGGGGTCGCGTTCCGCGACATCGCCACCGCGATCGGCGAGCGACTCGGCGTCCCCGTGGTGTCCGTCGACCCGGCCGACGCGGGCGGGACCCTGGGCTGGATCGCCGGCTTCGCCGCGGCCGACAACCCGATCTCGAGCGCGCGGACCCGCGAGCTCCTCGGCTGGGAGCCGACCGGCCCCACGCTGCTCGAGGACATCGCCGCGGGCGTCTACGACCAGGTGTAG
- a CDS encoding VOC family protein yields the protein MNEETPDRWQRRDWWGVVVEAPDHRAVGRFYAALRGWAVHHEDDGDCVLDLGEGVAYLVVQRADEGYEPPVWPAEPGRPRMMLHLDFQVTDLAAEVDRAVGLGATLAAYQPQDDVRVLLDPAGHPFCLYT from the coding sequence GTGAATGAGGAGACGCCCGACCGCTGGCAGCGTCGTGACTGGTGGGGCGTGGTGGTCGAGGCACCCGACCACCGGGCGGTCGGCCGGTTCTACGCCGCGCTGCGCGGCTGGGCGGTCCACCACGAGGACGACGGCGACTGCGTCCTCGACCTCGGTGAGGGCGTCGCCTACCTCGTCGTGCAGCGTGCCGACGAGGGCTACGAGCCGCCGGTCTGGCCGGCCGAGCCGGGGCGCCCGCGGATGATGCTGCACCTCGACTTCCAGGTCACCGACCTCGCCGCCGAGGTCGACCGGGCGGTCGGGCTGGGCGCGACGCTGGCCGCGTACCAGCCCCAGGACGACGTCCGGGTGCTGCTCGACCCGGCCGGGCACCCGTTCTGCCTCTACACCTGA
- a CDS encoding helix-turn-helix domain-containing protein — MGEVLAFPRQPSEQTSKQHRLGPATREPDPLWRELVGRQLRAERTAQERTLADVAGAAGISVQYLSEVERGLKEPSSEVLGAVHGALGLRLVDLTHRVTRELGRMTGPMALAR; from the coding sequence ATGGGTGAGGTCCTCGCGTTCCCGAGACAGCCGTCGGAGCAGACGTCGAAGCAGCACCGGCTCGGCCCGGCGACGCGCGAGCCCGACCCGTTGTGGCGCGAGCTCGTCGGCCGTCAGCTGCGCGCCGAGCGCACGGCCCAGGAGCGCACCCTGGCCGACGTGGCGGGAGCGGCGGGGATCTCGGTCCAGTACCTCTCCGAGGTCGAGCGGGGGCTCAAGGAGCCCAGCTCCGAGGTGCTGGGAGCGGTGCACGGCGCGCTGGGTCTCCGCCTGGTCGACCTGACGCATCGCGTCACCCGCGAGCTGGGGCGCATGACCGGCCCGATGGCCCTGGCGCGCTAA
- a CDS encoding VOC family protein produces MVGLRLSLAAVVVRDYDEAIRFFVDALGFDLVEDTDRGEGRRWVVVRPAGAETGLLLARAGDDEQAQVVGRQTGGRVGFFLEVDDFDAQWDRMTAAGVEFLEQPRYEAYGTVAVFVDVAGNRWDLLGPPR; encoded by the coding sequence ATGGTGGGGCTGCGACTCTCGCTGGCGGCCGTCGTCGTCCGCGACTACGACGAGGCGATCCGCTTCTTCGTCGACGCGCTCGGGTTCGACCTCGTCGAGGACACCGACCGCGGCGAGGGCCGACGCTGGGTCGTCGTACGGCCGGCGGGCGCGGAGACCGGGCTGCTCCTGGCCCGCGCGGGCGACGACGAGCAGGCGCAGGTCGTCGGCCGGCAGACCGGCGGGCGGGTCGGGTTCTTCCTCGAGGTCGACGACTTCGACGCCCAGTGGGACCGGATGACGGCCGCGGGCGTGGAGTTCCTCGAGCAGCCGCGCTACGAGGCCTACGGCACCGTCGCGGTGTTCGTCGACGTGGCCGGCAACCGGTGGGACCTGCTCGGTCCTCCCCGTTAG